From Enterococcus wangshanyuanii, the proteins below share one genomic window:
- a CDS encoding LysR family transcriptional regulator: MTSIYSSNMLQYLDMLLKHGNYTKAAKDLYISQPYLTQTIKKVELELGIDIINRQASPLQLTEAGKVYYHYLQSLETEQDQFRKKISTYAPQEQTVIRIGVLSSLGTYVLPLFLPAFLKKHPDVSLQIIESVPEQTEEKIIAKELDFFIGQNPESISPKLTVYSRGPHGYYAVIPKTSKLYQKNQISLKPNTLSIKQLLQEPLILTTRGSAIRRQIDYLLQKFKIKPTILLESNNIFTILELAKQSVGLTFIPESVRVSKLDGPYNIYPMPLELLSLDYFIAHSADKTMRPIEKELVDCFLHQLEIDLRKK, encoded by the coding sequence ATGACCTCAATTTATTCATCAAATATGCTGCAATATCTCGATATGCTCTTGAAGCATGGAAACTATACAAAAGCAGCTAAAGATCTGTATATTTCTCAGCCTTATCTTACGCAAACGATCAAAAAGGTCGAACTAGAATTAGGGATCGATATCATTAATCGACAAGCTTCACCGTTACAGTTGACGGAAGCAGGAAAAGTTTACTATCACTATTTGCAGTCTCTAGAAACAGAGCAGGATCAGTTTCGAAAAAAAATCTCGACCTATGCACCCCAAGAACAGACGGTTATCCGTATCGGCGTTTTATCCAGCTTAGGAACGTATGTGCTGCCTTTATTTCTCCCTGCTTTCTTGAAAAAACACCCTGATGTCAGCCTCCAGATTATAGAGTCCGTACCAGAACAGACTGAAGAGAAAATAATTGCTAAGGAGCTTGATTTTTTTATCGGACAAAATCCAGAGTCGATTTCTCCAAAGCTTACTGTTTACAGCAGAGGGCCACATGGGTATTATGCCGTCATTCCTAAAACATCTAAGTTGTATCAAAAAAATCAGATATCGCTTAAGCCAAATACACTTTCAATCAAGCAATTACTCCAAGAACCACTGATTCTGACGACACGTGGTTCAGCTATTAGGCGTCAAATCGATTATTTGCTGCAAAAATTCAAAATCAAACCAACAATTCTTTTGGAAAGCAATAATATATTTACCATTTTAGAACTCGCTAAACAAAGTGTGGGTTTAACTTTTATTCCTGAAAGTGTTCGGGTGTCTAAATTAGATGGTCCCTATAACATTTATCCTATGCCGTTAGAACTCTTGTCACTTGATTATTTTATCGCCCATTCTGCGGATAAAACGATGCGTCCAATCGAAAAAGAACTAGTTGATTGCTTTTTGCATCAGTTAGAGATCGATCTAAGGAAAAAATAA
- a CDS encoding CitMHS family transporter yields MLALLGYLMIIVFMALLLSKKISPFAGLILVPLAFGFIAAGYTGQSFLNVFEWIYEGLYYQVAGGKVKSGVAPTITLLLFAILYFSIMLDVGLFDPLSKVLIKWAKGDPLRLCVATAVISMIVSLDGDGTTTVLIVTAAVLSLFKKMKMRQLYLAVLIAIPNSIMNLVPWSGPMARAMPVLNIGPKEFFLPLIPGMIGAMLLTAYMAYSYGKKERVRLGYTAEKSIVTDEDLTAIMSSLDEDPESLKRPKLLLFNFILTIFIMALLILDTVNGGILFLVGTSIALIVNYKNPVLQAQRLTANGSEALGPVSLVFGAGVIMGVLNGSGMSEGIAQHIVSLLPESMGGYIPLLLALISLPGLFFLPNDAFYFGILPVIAPIAYTFGATPVNIGVASLIGQAVRFASPLVAFLYVLVDRTEVSFGDYQKEYLKWGIPSYFIQLAIAILIGAIPLPFLN; encoded by the coding sequence ATGTTGGCTTTATTGGGATATTTGATGATCATTGTATTCATGGCACTATTACTTTCAAAAAAAATCTCCCCTTTTGCAGGGTTGATTCTTGTGCCATTGGCATTTGGGTTTATTGCAGCGGGATATACAGGGCAATCATTCTTAAATGTATTTGAGTGGATCTATGAAGGGTTATATTATCAAGTCGCCGGTGGCAAAGTGAAATCAGGTGTTGCACCGACGATCACTTTATTGTTATTTGCTATTTTATATTTCTCGATCATGTTAGATGTTGGTCTTTTTGATCCGTTAAGTAAGGTCTTGATCAAGTGGGCAAAAGGAGATCCACTTCGACTTTGTGTGGCTACAGCAGTTATTTCGATGATCGTTTCTTTAGACGGTGACGGAACAACAACTGTATTGATCGTAACTGCAGCGGTTTTATCTCTATTTAAAAAAATGAAGATGCGGCAGCTCTATCTAGCAGTATTGATTGCCATACCTAATTCGATCATGAATTTAGTGCCGTGGAGTGGACCAATGGCTAGGGCCATGCCGGTGCTGAATATTGGCCCCAAAGAATTTTTCTTACCCTTGATTCCGGGAATGATCGGAGCAATGCTCCTCACAGCGTATATGGCGTATAGTTACGGAAAAAAAGAGCGTGTAAGATTAGGCTATACAGCAGAGAAAAGTATTGTCACAGATGAAGATTTAACGGCGATCATGTCTTCTCTAGATGAAGATCCAGAGAGCTTGAAACGTCCCAAACTATTACTGTTCAACTTTATTTTGACGATTTTCATCATGGCGTTACTGATATTGGATACTGTCAATGGTGGAATACTATTCTTAGTTGGAACGAGTATCGCACTGATCGTTAACTACAAAAATCCTGTGCTTCAAGCGCAACGATTGACTGCAAATGGTTCAGAAGCGCTAGGACCTGTGAGTTTAGTTTTTGGTGCAGGTGTTATTATGGGTGTGCTGAATGGTAGTGGAATGAGTGAAGGAATTGCGCAGCATATTGTTTCCTTACTGCCTGAAAGTATGGGCGGCTATATTCCTCTTTTACTGGCATTGATTTCTTTACCAGGGCTGTTTTTCTTACCGAATGATGCGTTTTACTTTGGTATTTTGCCTGTGATCGCACCGATTGCGTATACATTTGGCGCGACTCCAGTAAATATTGGGGTAGCTTCGTTGATCGGGCAAGCTGTGCGTTTTGCCAGTCCTTTGGTGGCGTTCCTTTACGTGTTAGTTGATCGTACAGAAGTCAGCTTTGGAGATTATCAAAAAGAATACTTAAAATGGGGAATCCCCAGCTACTTCATTCAATTAGCGATCGCGATCTTGATCGGGGCTATTCCTTTGCCATTTTTAAATTAA
- a CDS encoding LysR family transcriptional regulator, whose amino-acid sequence MEIKDFEYIRAILEFENLTKAAESLYITQPSLSMYLKNMEERLGFQVFQIIGKKFSLTLLGEEYLAAGLSILEIKDNFQSKLETMLEQRYGKIRLAIPLLRSSYLLPEILPKFNTLYPNVQIELSEDASVVLEKKIQDGRADIIIMNKPDRFLNMDYEIVRREKILLAVPRSFLTADLLPETSQPKYPYFDLRQLKDERFILHFPNQRTGQMAEKIFRYYQIKPKNLFYTKNIETALNLTVAGYGVSFVYENHVEHLNLKERPYFFSISQPDEHLFSTEVLIGYRKNRILPPYTREFIDLCKTLI is encoded by the coding sequence ATGGAAATAAAAGATTTTGAGTATATTCGTGCAATTTTAGAATTTGAAAATTTGACCAAAGCAGCTGAATCCTTGTATATCACACAGCCTTCTTTAAGCATGTATTTAAAAAATATGGAAGAGCGTCTAGGTTTTCAAGTGTTTCAGATCATCGGTAAAAAATTTTCTTTGACCCTATTAGGTGAAGAATATCTAGCTGCCGGATTAAGCATCCTTGAAATCAAAGATAATTTCCAAAGTAAGCTGGAAACAATGTTGGAACAACGCTACGGTAAAATCCGCTTAGCGATTCCTTTATTACGCAGTTCCTATTTGCTGCCTGAAATATTGCCTAAATTCAATACGCTTTATCCAAATGTTCAAATTGAATTGAGTGAGGATGCTTCTGTTGTTCTTGAGAAGAAAATACAAGATGGGCGTGCAGATATTATTATCATGAATAAACCTGACCGTTTCTTAAATATGGATTACGAAATCGTCCGTAGAGAAAAAATATTACTAGCTGTTCCAAGATCATTTCTTACAGCTGATCTGCTTCCAGAAACATCTCAACCCAAATATCCCTATTTTGATTTACGACAGCTTAAAGATGAGCGGTTTATTTTACACTTTCCCAACCAAAGGACAGGTCAAATGGCCGAAAAAATTTTCCGCTATTATCAAATTAAACCAAAGAATTTATTTTACACAAAAAATATCGAAACAGCTCTCAATCTAACAGTTGCTGGATATGGAGTATCCTTCGTTTACGAAAACCATGTAGAACATCTGAATCTAAAAGAACGCCCCTATTTCTTTTCGATCAGTCAGCCTGATGAACATTTATTTTCTACAGAAGTGCTGATCGGTTATCGTAAAAATCGGATACTTCCACCCTATACACGTGAATTTATTGACCTTTGTAAAACATTAATTTAA
- a CDS encoding flavocytochrome c, with translation MKFIGIVGTNAQESYNRLLLRFMQKHFSNKAEIEILELTNVPMFNETNDQSDSEIIQEFNRKITEADGVIIATPEHNHSIPSALKSILEWLSFNLHPFDGKPVMIVGASYDVQGSSRAQLHLRQILDAPGVNATVMPGYEFLLGRAHQAFDEEGNIKEERTIDFLESCFWRFMRFTEIANLLNVPEDVTFEPGDYTVTAPGHNGDLPMVVTLTTDRIESIDIDTSGESEGIADVVFTRIPTQILEGQTLNVDVLSGASVTSNGVIDGVAKAVKMAGANPDVLRKRPKAPSTVAEDAEYTTDVVVVGAGGAGLAAAASVLQEGKKVIVVEKFPAVGGNTVRTGGPMNAADPEWQNTFEAISGESHTLKEMIEIDEESIDPEYIEDFRLLKQQIENYLNENEGKTGYLFDSAIFHRMQTYLGGKRTDQEGNVIYGQYDLVKILTDQALDSVKWLEEIGVEFDSEDVTMPVGALWRRGHKPLKNEGYAFVSALQSFVETNGGTIITDTAVDELIIENGKITGIIGSGAGGQSVTVHANAVVLASGGFGANTKMLKEYNTYWTEIDDDIKTSNSPAITGDGILLGQSVGADLVGMGFSQMMPVSDPETGALFSGLQVPPQNFVMVNQEGKRFVNEYGSRDALTQAAIDNGGLFYLIADDEIKKTAYNTTQEKIDRQVAAGTLFRSDTLEGLAEQLGMDPVVFVETIDNYNRYVDQGNDPEFGKDVFDLKVSVAPFYATPRKPAVHHTMGGLKIDTETHVLDKSGKIIPGLYAAGEVAGGIHAGNRLGGNSLTDIFTFGRIAGKTALNDTHTD, from the coding sequence ATGAAATTTATCGGAATCGTAGGGACAAATGCCCAAGAATCGTATAACCGTCTGCTTTTACGGTTTATGCAGAAGCATTTCAGTAATAAAGCAGAGATTGAAATTTTAGAATTAACAAATGTGCCAATGTTTAACGAAACAAATGACCAATCAGACAGTGAGATCATTCAGGAATTCAACCGTAAAATTACGGAAGCAGACGGCGTCATCATTGCGACTCCAGAACATAACCATTCTATCCCTTCAGCCCTTAAAAGCATTCTTGAGTGGCTATCTTTTAATCTTCATCCATTTGATGGAAAGCCAGTGATGATCGTTGGAGCATCATATGACGTGCAGGGTTCTTCTCGTGCGCAGCTTCATTTGCGTCAAATTTTAGATGCTCCAGGAGTCAATGCAACTGTCATGCCTGGTTATGAATTCTTGTTGGGTCGTGCGCATCAAGCGTTTGATGAGGAAGGCAATATCAAAGAAGAGCGTACGATCGACTTCTTGGAAAGCTGTTTCTGGCGTTTTATGCGCTTTACAGAAATTGCTAACTTATTGAACGTTCCAGAAGATGTGACTTTTGAACCAGGAGACTACACGGTTACTGCACCAGGACATAACGGTGATCTGCCGATGGTCGTTACGTTGACGACAGATCGAATCGAGTCGATCGATATTGATACGAGTGGAGAATCAGAAGGAATTGCAGACGTTGTATTTACAAGAATCCCGACACAAATTTTGGAAGGACAGACATTGAATGTTGATGTGCTTTCCGGGGCTTCTGTAACGAGTAACGGTGTGATCGATGGTGTAGCAAAAGCGGTGAAAATGGCTGGAGCAAACCCAGATGTTCTTAGAAAACGTCCGAAAGCACCAAGCACGGTAGCAGAAGATGCTGAATACACAACAGACGTAGTAGTTGTGGGTGCTGGTGGAGCTGGATTAGCTGCTGCAGCAAGTGTCCTACAGGAAGGCAAAAAAGTCATTGTTGTCGAAAAATTCCCAGCTGTTGGTGGAAATACCGTTCGTACAGGAGGTCCGATGAACGCAGCGGATCCAGAATGGCAAAACACCTTTGAGGCGATTTCAGGAGAAAGTCATACGTTGAAAGAAATGATTGAGATCGATGAAGAGTCGATCGATCCAGAATATATAGAAGATTTCCGATTACTAAAACAACAAATCGAAAACTATTTGAATGAAAATGAAGGGAAAACAGGTTATCTATTCGATTCTGCAATTTTCCATCGGATGCAGACTTACCTTGGAGGAAAACGGACAGACCAAGAAGGAAATGTCATCTATGGCCAGTATGATTTAGTGAAAATTCTAACAGATCAAGCACTTGATTCGGTTAAATGGTTAGAAGAAATCGGTGTTGAATTTGACTCAGAAGATGTGACTATGCCTGTTGGTGCTTTGTGGCGTCGTGGACACAAGCCATTGAAAAACGAAGGCTATGCATTTGTTTCAGCCCTTCAATCGTTTGTTGAAACGAATGGTGGAACGATCATTACAGATACAGCTGTAGATGAATTGATTATTGAGAATGGTAAGATTACTGGAATCATTGGTTCAGGAGCTGGTGGTCAAAGTGTAACAGTTCATGCCAATGCTGTTGTGCTAGCTTCTGGAGGATTTGGCGCAAACACGAAAATGCTGAAAGAGTACAACACTTATTGGACTGAAATCGATGATGATATCAAAACATCGAATTCCCCTGCTATTACAGGAGATGGTATTCTCTTAGGACAAAGCGTTGGCGCAGATCTAGTTGGAATGGGCTTTTCTCAAATGATGCCAGTTTCAGATCCGGAAACAGGTGCTCTGTTTAGTGGATTACAAGTACCACCACAAAACTTTGTAATGGTCAATCAAGAAGGAAAACGTTTTGTTAACGAATATGGCAGTCGAGATGCCTTGACTCAAGCAGCGATCGATAATGGCGGACTGTTCTATTTGATTGCGGATGATGAAATCAAAAAGACTGCATATAATACGACTCAAGAAAAAATCGATCGTCAGGTGGCTGCTGGAACCTTGTTCCGTTCTGACACATTAGAAGGATTAGCTGAACAACTTGGAATGGACCCTGTTGTATTTGTAGAAACTATTGATAACTATAATCGTTATGTCGATCAAGGAAACGATCCGGAATTTGGCAAAGATGTATTTGATCTAAAAGTATCTGTTGCACCATTTTATGCCACACCAAGAAAACCAGCAGTGCACCATACGATGGGTGGACTAAAAATCGACACTGAAACGCATGTTTTAGATAAATCAGGAAAGATCATTCCAGGACTTTATGCTGCTGGAGAAGTAGCAGGAGGAATTCACGCGGGCAATCGCTTAGGCGGAAATTCATTGACAGATATCTTTACATTTGGCCGAATTGCAGGAAAAACAGCATTGAACGATACACATACAGACTAA
- a CDS encoding 2-methylaconitate cis-trans isomerase PrpF family protein, whose product MIALKKIDCSIYRGGTSKGVFLLKKDLAEFGENYDEVLLKIMGSPDVRQIDGLGGAVSTTSKVAIISPEEKEAWDVNYTFAQVAIDKPIVSYAGNCGNISSAVGVFAIESGLVKATDPITTVKVYNTNTKKVIYEHIPTPDGKLSYEGDFKISGVPGSGLKIELEFIDPAGSMTGKLLPTGNVVDTLTIEGLGEIEVSIVDAANPLVFVEADRVGLTGKESASEIDNSDDRLALLEKIRGAAAEKLGFVKAADQSAKESPGVPKLTLVSKAETYTTVSGETISSDSYDLAVRMMSMQRAHKTIALTGALCTAAACVIPGTIPNQLLKKKNQLNHQTKLCFGHGDGLIETTIDYEKSKEGDAIIRSISSYRTARKILTGTVFF is encoded by the coding sequence GTGATAGCATTGAAAAAAATCGATTGTAGTATTTATAGAGGAGGGACAAGTAAAGGCGTTTTTCTATTAAAAAAAGACTTAGCTGAGTTTGGTGAAAATTATGATGAGGTGCTGCTTAAGATAATGGGCAGTCCAGATGTACGACAAATCGATGGCTTAGGCGGAGCTGTCTCTACTACAAGTAAGGTTGCCATCATTTCACCTGAAGAAAAAGAAGCGTGGGATGTAAATTATACGTTTGCTCAAGTAGCGATCGATAAACCAATCGTTTCATATGCTGGGAATTGTGGAAATATTTCTTCAGCTGTTGGTGTATTCGCAATTGAAAGCGGTTTAGTAAAAGCGACTGATCCGATAACGACCGTTAAAGTATATAACACGAATACAAAGAAAGTGATCTATGAGCATATTCCTACGCCTGACGGAAAATTAAGTTATGAAGGCGACTTCAAAATATCTGGAGTACCTGGGAGCGGATTAAAAATCGAGTTGGAATTTATTGATCCTGCTGGTTCAATGACTGGAAAACTATTACCAACGGGCAATGTAGTAGATACATTAACGATCGAAGGATTAGGTGAAATAGAGGTATCGATCGTTGATGCAGCAAATCCTCTCGTTTTTGTAGAAGCAGATCGGGTTGGTTTGACCGGAAAAGAAAGCGCTTCGGAAATAGATAATAGTGACGACCGATTAGCTTTGCTGGAAAAAATCAGAGGAGCAGCGGCAGAAAAATTAGGGTTCGTCAAAGCGGCAGATCAAAGCGCAAAAGAATCACCGGGAGTGCCTAAACTAACTTTAGTGAGTAAAGCTGAAACTTACACAACTGTCAGTGGCGAAACGATTTCATCAGATAGCTATGACTTAGCTGTTCGGATGATGAGTATGCAAAGAGCGCACAAAACGATTGCTTTAACAGGTGCACTTTGTACTGCAGCAGCTTGTGTGATACCTGGTACGATTCCAAATCAGCTTCTTAAGAAAAAGAATCAGTTGAACCATCAAACAAAATTGTGCTTTGGTCATGGCGATGGCTTGATCGAAACGACTATCGATTATGAAAAATCAAAAGAAGGTGACGCAATCATTCGTTCTATTTCATCCTATAGAACAGCAAGAAAGATTTTAACGGGTACGGTATTTTTTTAG
- a CDS encoding NADPH-dependent FMN reductase: MKFIGIVGTNSAHSTNRKLLQFMRDHFSETAEIEVCEIGDFPAFNEPKNKVAPEGISVLSEKINEADGVIISTPEYDHSIPAVLKSLIEWLSYTTRPLIDKPVMVVGASHGSLGSSRAQAHLRQILDAPELKARIMPGSEFLLGHSLQAFDENGELLYSEKVAELDECFEEFCLFVSITNQLVKDHRFKMEQNRKFTWEQLAEGGERA; encoded by the coding sequence ATGAAATTTATTGGGATCGTAGGAACAAATTCAGCGCATTCGACAAACCGTAAGTTACTACAATTTATGCGTGATCATTTTTCAGAAACTGCAGAGATCGAAGTTTGTGAGATCGGTGATTTTCCAGCGTTTAATGAGCCAAAAAATAAGGTTGCACCAGAAGGAATTAGTGTATTATCAGAAAAAATCAACGAGGCAGATGGGGTGATCATTAGTACACCAGAATATGATCATTCGATTCCTGCTGTATTAAAAAGTTTGATCGAATGGCTTTCGTATACAACAAGACCTTTGATCGATAAACCTGTGATGGTCGTCGGTGCCTCACATGGGTCACTTGGCTCTTCAAGAGCACAAGCACATTTACGTCAGATTTTAGATGCACCAGAGCTGAAAGCTAGAATCATGCCTGGTTCAGAGTTCTTACTAGGACATTCTCTACAAGCGTTTGATGAAAATGGAGAGTTGCTTTATTCAGAAAAAGTAGCAGAATTGGATGAATGCTTTGAAGAGTTTTGCTTATTCGTCTCAATTACCAATCAACTAGTTAAAGATCATCGTTTTAAAATGGAACAAAATAGAAAATTTACATGGGAGCAACTTGCTGAAGGGGGAGAAAGAGCATGA
- a CDS encoding OFA family MFS transporter — protein MNAKVNRWQVLIASTAVLLCTGAVYAFSVFAGPLSVEKGWTMTEIMLAFTINAAIGPIPMIFGGFLTDKGLAKWAIIIGGLLFGLGFLLTGFVTSPGMLYLTYGLIGGFGQGLAYSGCLSNTIKLFPDKKGLASGIITAGMGGAAIIAAPIGNYFIQNNDVFYAFRFLGIAYIIVIVIASFFIKTAPADYLPEGFTPPEMMRGGKLINKNWKQMLRSPYFYLIFFMLCTGAFSGLMIASNASVIGQQMFGLSAGTAAFYVSLYSLSNCAGRVLWGSVSDKLGRNKTLNIILSVIISALIVLTVLSSQLGFAIGIIALGLCFGGVMGVFPPIVMENYGPVNQGVNYGIVFIGYSTAAFFAPRVAVSMASASGGSFTKAFYVAIVVACIGLILNISYSQMKKTKANDIVEA, from the coding sequence ATGAATGCTAAAGTAAATCGATGGCAAGTGCTGATTGCTTCCACAGCTGTATTATTATGTACAGGTGCAGTCTATGCATTTAGTGTTTTTGCAGGTCCGTTAAGCGTTGAAAAAGGCTGGACGATGACGGAGATCATGCTCGCTTTCACGATAAATGCAGCGATAGGTCCAATTCCCATGATTTTTGGCGGATTTCTTACAGATAAAGGATTAGCTAAGTGGGCGATCATTATTGGTGGTTTATTATTTGGTCTAGGATTTTTATTGACTGGTTTTGTGACAAGTCCAGGAATGCTGTATTTGACTTATGGGCTCATTGGCGGCTTTGGACAAGGATTAGCTTATTCTGGTTGTCTTAGTAATACAATCAAGTTGTTTCCAGATAAAAAAGGATTAGCTTCTGGCATTATTACGGCAGGAATGGGTGGAGCTGCGATCATAGCGGCTCCGATAGGTAACTATTTTATCCAAAATAACGATGTGTTTTACGCGTTTCGATTCTTGGGAATTGCGTATATCATAGTGATCGTTATTGCCAGTTTTTTCATTAAAACAGCTCCAGCAGATTATCTACCAGAGGGCTTTACACCGCCTGAAATGATGCGTGGAGGAAAACTGATCAACAAAAATTGGAAACAAATGCTACGCTCTCCTTATTTTTATCTAATTTTCTTTATGTTATGTACGGGGGCATTTTCTGGTTTAATGATCGCTTCAAATGCTTCTGTGATCGGGCAGCAAATGTTTGGCTTAAGTGCAGGAACCGCCGCTTTTTATGTAAGCTTATATTCTTTGAGCAATTGTGCTGGCCGAGTTTTGTGGGGATCTGTCTCTGATAAGCTAGGTCGAAATAAGACATTGAATATTATTTTGAGTGTGATCATTTCGGCGCTGATCGTATTGACTGTCTTATCGAGTCAGCTTGGATTTGCTATTGGAATCATTGCACTAGGATTGTGTTTTGGCGGCGTGATGGGTGTTTTTCCACCGATTGTTATGGAAAATTATGGTCCTGTCAATCAAGGGGTCAATTACGGCATAGTATTTATTGGTTACTCAACGGCTGCTTTTTTTGCACCTAGAGTAGCAGTGAGTATGGCTTCAGCTAGCGGTGGTAGTTTTACTAAAGCATTTTATGTTGCAATTGTTGTGGCTTGTATTGGATTGATTTTGAACATTAGCTATAGTCAAATGAAAAAAACTAAAGCAAATGACATAGTAGAAGCATAA